A genomic window from Haladaptatus caseinilyticus includes:
- a CDS encoding sulfite oxidase-like oxidoreductase, whose protein sequence is MSVRDVTHLYQEFDDERLPPGQRETSKFPVLSKGDTPDWNPETWEFSVTGAVEDERTFSWDEFRNLPHETQRQDFHCVTGWSKFDCEFTGVTFPTLAELAGVEDDAVHVMFSALDGYTTNLSLSACMRDEVLFAWNYDGDSLPREHGGPLRVLTPHRYAYKGAKWVDGIEFLTEPERGYWEKRGYSNTANPWNEERYS, encoded by the coding sequence ATGAGCGTCAGGGATGTTACGCACCTCTATCAGGAGTTCGACGACGAGCGACTGCCACCGGGACAGCGCGAGACGAGCAAATTCCCCGTTCTCTCGAAGGGCGATACGCCCGATTGGAACCCGGAAACGTGGGAGTTTTCGGTGACGGGAGCGGTCGAAGACGAACGAACGTTCTCGTGGGACGAGTTCCGTAACCTACCGCACGAAACGCAGAGGCAGGATTTTCACTGCGTCACCGGTTGGAGCAAGTTCGATTGTGAGTTTACTGGAGTCACCTTTCCCACCCTCGCGGAATTGGCCGGCGTCGAAGACGACGCCGTCCACGTCATGTTCTCGGCACTCGACGGCTACACGACGAACCTCTCCCTTTCGGCTTGCATGCGCGATGAGGTTCTGTTCGCGTGGAATTACGACGGCGACTCACTTCCCCGTGAACACGGCGGACCGCTTCGGGTGCTCACACCACACAGATACGCATACAAGGGGGCCAAATGGGTGGACGGTATCGAATTCCTCACCGAACCTGAACGAGGGTATTGGGAGAAAAGAGGTTATTCTAACACTGCAAATCCCTGGAATGAGGAGCGATATAGTTAG
- a CDS encoding ribbon-helix-helix domain-containing protein, whose protein sequence is MPKVEITVPEHLEMQIAQMVEQGEFVNREEAIEDLLATGLKAYKTSGPMDNDREPGLEDEGMMGHEDEYVF, encoded by the coding sequence ATGCCAAAGGTAGAGATCACCGTCCCGGAGCACCTCGAAATGCAAATCGCCCAGATGGTCGAACAGGGCGAGTTCGTCAACCGAGAAGAAGCAATCGAGGACTTACTAGCAACCGGTCTCAAGGCATACAAGACGAGTGGGCCGATGGACAACGACCGAGAACCGGGTCTCGAAGATGAGGGGATGATGGGGCACGAAGACGAATACGTCTTTTAG
- a CDS encoding UPF0058 family protein: MHKDELLELHEQMVTIMEYFREQDDIPTGAFDAYDQLDVDPSHVHKSKSEHKHAVFVLGNSLADVMSEDEFSEAGRIGKRMEELADDAESKI, translated from the coding sequence ATGCATAAAGACGAACTCCTTGAGCTTCACGAGCAGATGGTCACCATCATGGAGTACTTCAGGGAACAAGACGACATACCGACCGGTGCGTTCGACGCCTACGACCAACTCGATGTCGACCCGTCTCACGTTCACAAGTCCAAGAGTGAGCACAAACATGCCGTTTTCGTGCTCGGTAACTCGCTTGCGGACGTGATGAGCGAAGACGAGTTCAGCGAGGCAGGTCGAATCGGCAAGCGAATGGAAGAACTGGCCGACGACGCCGAGAGTAAAATCTGA
- a CDS encoding MBL fold metallo-hydrolase — protein MQVRVLGTAQDEGIPRLDCECNQCTTGIVRHGPAITVESGDETVLVDAPPDVKRTVGVSTVDSVILTHAHIGHYGGLFYFGREGYNTDHKPVYCSEKMDAWLRDGNKAYRHLIERGNVELRPFVPGKSFEIAEIQCHPIPVPHRNEDADTVGLRFEGEDASMTYIPDIDYWSPETERAVKKSDVALVDGTFFSMDEVGRRDVPHPMIPETMDRFDDCDTELYFTHLNHTNPAADSTTSAYRTVIKRGFDVADDGYVIELGCV, from the coding sequence GTGCAGGTTCGAGTTCTCGGAACGGCGCAGGACGAGGGGATTCCCCGACTGGACTGTGAGTGCAACCAGTGTACGACGGGAATCGTCCGCCACGGGCCAGCGATAACTGTCGAATCGGGCGATGAGACGGTTTTAGTCGATGCACCGCCGGATGTCAAACGAACTGTCGGAGTATCGACCGTCGATTCGGTCATCTTGACTCACGCTCACATCGGCCACTATGGCGGGCTGTTCTATTTCGGACGGGAGGGTTACAATACCGACCACAAACCGGTGTACTGCTCGGAGAAGATGGACGCGTGGCTCCGGGATGGGAACAAAGCGTACCGACACCTCATCGAGCGGGGAAACGTCGAACTGCGTCCGTTCGTCCCCGGTAAATCCTTCGAGATCGCGGAGATACAGTGCCACCCGATACCCGTTCCACACCGAAACGAGGACGCCGACACGGTCGGATTGCGATTCGAGGGCGAGGATGCGTCGATGACCTATATTCCCGACATCGACTATTGGTCGCCGGAGACGGAACGTGCAGTCAAGAAAAGCGACGTTGCACTGGTCGATGGTACGTTCTTTTCGATGGACGAGGTCGGTAGAAGGGACGTTCCCCATCCGATGATACCAGAGACGATGGACCGTTTCGACGACTGTGATACGGAGCTATATTTCACTCATCTGAATCACACGAATCCAGCCGCCGATTCGACTACGTCGGCATACAGAACCGTGATAAAGCGTGGATTCGACGTGGCGGACGACGGATATGTAATTGAATTAGGTTGTGTCTGA
- a CDS encoding DUF7527 domain-containing protein — protein MDARTVEQITDWDSRPFSGGFNALRDLADADFSGAVKASGAWLFMLNGRGVGVFDGEITDFGDTDGTIFEAPHPSLPLLLSMQERGGKTQAKYYTNDTPLAEASDTLASKNFTGYVELSENVLSGDYYVVYHAGRSMTAAYVGESEKLLTGDEAFERANDEVGIYEVVAADVDIIDIPEPQSSAESEPEPTRTPTGGAGQSSDPTTETSETAPTADQSTAEDRQTPPPVTDEGETARPSQPATRSQPVQSSNMSQSPPSDTESKPDQRPAGETKEAPATFSDEQQWRETTTIPSLDPEKSSASKSRESGVKQRRSARNPSQRQGRSRGRTASNQTTELETELVARTEQLEALQTKLKSTEVERDELEKERDRLQNELDELRTELESVRQNSPGVAAERQITPQQAFSETNLFVRYGSKGKGTLADAAAGEADRGAVESNLKLEHHTQFDVEGITVDGKEYETFLHESMEYQFVSWLVVDLLYEIVDTDHQRGLKDLFDAIQEIDRAELHGVLAAENEDGEEREMRFDVILRDRMGNPLIVANINDSRDPATGEMLGSLVDASSDVATANNELSAAFQVTRSFFEPAALETTEDATSGGLLTREKRESFVKLSRKRGYHLCLVESRNGEFHLTVPEL, from the coding sequence ATGGATGCGCGCACGGTCGAACAGATAACTGACTGGGATTCACGTCCCTTCTCCGGAGGCTTCAACGCACTCCGAGACCTCGCAGACGCCGACTTTTCCGGTGCCGTCAAAGCGAGCGGCGCGTGGCTGTTCATGTTGAACGGTCGCGGCGTCGGGGTTTTCGACGGCGAAATCACCGATTTCGGGGACACGGATGGAACGATCTTCGAAGCCCCACACCCCTCGCTTCCGCTGTTGCTCAGTATGCAAGAACGCGGTGGGAAGACACAGGCGAAATACTACACCAACGACACCCCACTCGCCGAGGCGAGCGACACGCTCGCCTCGAAGAACTTCACCGGATACGTCGAACTCAGCGAAAACGTTCTGAGCGGCGACTACTACGTCGTCTATCATGCTGGACGTTCGATGACTGCCGCATACGTCGGTGAAAGCGAAAAACTACTGACCGGCGACGAGGCGTTCGAACGGGCGAACGACGAAGTCGGTATTTACGAGGTCGTCGCCGCGGACGTGGACATCATCGACATTCCGGAACCGCAATCGTCTGCGGAATCCGAACCGGAGCCGACACGGACCCCTACCGGGGGAGCGGGGCAATCATCCGACCCGACGACGGAAACGTCAGAGACGGCGCCGACCGCGGACCAATCGACAGCCGAAGATCGACAGACGCCACCGCCCGTGACGGACGAGGGAGAGACGGCACGGCCGTCACAACCAGCTACGCGTTCCCAACCAGTTCAGTCGTCGAACATGTCGCAGTCGCCGCCGAGCGATACCGAATCGAAGCCGGACCAGCGGCCGGCGGGGGAGACGAAAGAAGCGCCAGCTACGTTTTCCGACGAACAGCAGTGGCGAGAGACGACGACGATTCCGTCGCTCGACCCGGAGAAAAGTAGCGCCTCGAAATCGCGTGAATCGGGTGTCAAACAGAGGCGAAGCGCTCGGAACCCGTCACAGCGACAGGGTCGGAGTCGAGGTCGAACTGCGTCGAATCAGACGACGGAACTCGAAACCGAACTCGTCGCACGAACGGAACAACTCGAAGCGCTTCAAACTAAACTCAAAAGCACCGAGGTCGAGCGGGACGAACTGGAAAAAGAGCGTGACCGCCTCCAAAACGAACTCGACGAGCTTCGCACCGAACTCGAATCGGTACGGCAAAACAGTCCCGGCGTAGCTGCGGAGCGACAGATCACGCCACAACAAGCGTTTTCGGAGACGAACCTGTTCGTCCGGTACGGGTCGAAAGGGAAGGGGACGTTGGCGGACGCAGCGGCGGGCGAGGCGGACCGAGGAGCGGTCGAATCCAACCTGAAACTCGAACACCACACGCAGTTCGACGTCGAAGGCATTACGGTGGATGGCAAGGAGTACGAAACGTTCCTCCACGAATCGATGGAGTACCAGTTCGTCTCGTGGCTCGTCGTCGATCTACTGTACGAAATCGTAGATACCGACCATCAGCGGGGGTTAAAGGACCTCTTCGATGCGATTCAAGAGATCGACCGGGCCGAGCTTCACGGTGTCTTAGCCGCGGAGAACGAGGACGGCGAAGAACGCGAGATGCGGTTCGACGTTATCCTTCGCGACCGAATGGGCAATCCATTGATCGTTGCGAACATCAACGATTCGCGCGACCCGGCGACGGGCGAAATGCTCGGGTCGCTCGTTGACGCATCGAGCGACGTTGCGACTGCGAACAACGAACTCAGTGCAGCGTTTCAGGTCACGAGGAGCTTCTTCGAACCGGCGGCGCTGGAGACGACGGAGGATGCAACCAGTGGGGGACTGCTGACGCGAGAAAAACGAGAAAGTTTCGTCAAGCTATCCCGAAAGCGGGGATATCATCTATGTTTGGTCGAATCGCGTAATGGCGAATTCCACCTGACCGTTCCAGAACTCTAA
- a CDS encoding adenylosuccinate synthase, translating into MTVTIVGSQLGDEGKGRVVDLYGDAADVVVRYQGGDNAGHTVVEDGTEYKLSLVPSGVIRGKVGVLGNGCVINPETLFSEIDALRERGLEPDVRLARRAHVILPYHRVLDGIEEEAKSDSDRKVGTTGRGIGPTYEDKAGRRGIRIGDLLTPELLREKLEYVVPQKRALAENVFGVETGEAFDIDALYEQYKAYGERMKEDNMTVNAGDFISSRLDDGEEAIFEGAQGTIIDIDHGNYPYVTSSNPTAGGAATGTGLSPGVVGGGEVVGIVKAYLTRVGSGPLPTELGGVAGDTPGYDEQGTGENEDLAEYIREKGGEYGTVTGRPRRVGWLDMPMLRHAARVSGFTGIAVNHLDVLAGLDELNVGHSYELDGEEIFTMPATTERWGRCEPNFKTFEGWPEVNWNEVVEEGYDAIPENTRAYLDYISDELGAPVYAVGVGPGREETIVLTNPLE; encoded by the coding sequence ATGACCGTAACTATCGTCGGTTCGCAACTCGGCGACGAGGGCAAAGGTCGCGTCGTTGACCTCTACGGCGACGCTGCTGATGTGGTCGTTCGCTATCAGGGTGGCGACAACGCAGGCCACACTGTCGTCGAGGACGGTACCGAATACAAACTCTCTCTCGTTCCAAGCGGGGTCATCCGGGGAAAAGTCGGCGTCCTCGGAAATGGATGTGTCATCAACCCCGAGACCCTGTTCAGTGAGATCGACGCCCTCCGTGAGCGGGGTCTCGAACCGGACGTGCGACTCGCACGGCGTGCGCACGTCATCCTCCCGTATCATCGTGTTCTCGACGGCATCGAGGAAGAGGCGAAAAGCGACTCCGACCGCAAAGTGGGCACGACGGGTCGAGGTATCGGCCCAACCTACGAAGACAAGGCCGGTCGGCGGGGTATCCGAATCGGTGACCTTCTCACTCCCGAACTCCTCCGCGAGAAACTCGAATACGTCGTCCCGCAAAAGCGCGCCCTCGCCGAAAACGTCTTCGGAGTCGAAACCGGCGAAGCGTTCGACATCGACGCTCTCTACGAGCAATACAAGGCGTACGGCGAACGGATGAAAGAGGACAACATGACCGTCAATGCTGGCGATTTCATCTCTTCACGCCTCGATGACGGTGAAGAAGCGATATTCGAAGGTGCGCAGGGGACCATCATCGACATCGATCACGGAAACTATCCGTACGTTACCTCTTCGAATCCGACTGCGGGCGGGGCCGCCACGGGAACCGGTCTCAGTCCCGGCGTCGTCGGAGGTGGCGAAGTCGTCGGTATCGTAAAAGCGTATCTCACACGAGTCGGAAGCGGGCCGCTCCCGACCGAACTCGGTGGCGTCGCTGGTGACACACCGGGCTATGACGAACAGGGGACTGGAGAAAACGAGGATCTTGCGGAGTACATCCGGGAAAAAGGCGGCGAGTATGGTACCGTCACCGGTCGGCCACGCCGGGTCGGGTGGCTCGACATGCCGATGCTTCGCCACGCCGCCCGCGTCAGCGGTTTCACCGGTATCGCCGTCAACCACCTCGACGTACTCGCAGGTCTCGACGAACTGAACGTCGGCCATAGCTACGAGTTGGATGGTGAAGAAATCTTCACCATGCCAGCGACGACGGAACGCTGGGGTCGCTGTGAACCGAACTTCAAAACCTTCGAGGGCTGGCCCGAAGTGAACTGGAACGAAGTCGTCGAGGAAGGGTACGACGCGATTCCGGAGAATACACGAGCCTACCTCGATTACATCAGCGACGAACTCGGTGCACCCGTCTACGCCGTCGGTGTCGGGCCAGGCCGAGAAGAGACCATCGTGTTGACGA